The Pseudodesulfovibrio hydrargyri genome segment CACCTTCGACACCCTGCCCGAGAACCTGCGGCAGGCCTGCGAACGCGCCGGATGGGACAGGCTCATGCCCGTCCAGGAGCGCGCCATCCCCTTCCTCCTCGACAACCAGGACGTCATGGTCCAGGCCCGGACCGGTTCCGGCAAGACCGGCGCCTTCGTGCTGCCGCTGGTGCACAAGCTCGACCCGTCCCGGCACACCTGCCAGGCCCTGGTCATGGTGCCCACCCGCGAACTGGCCAAGCAGGTCGCCCAGGAGGCGCGCATGCTGGCCGGCGACGGCTTCAAGGTGGTGGCCGTCTACGGCGGCGTGGGCTACAAGGAACAGCTCGACGCCTTCCGCGAGGGCGCGAACCTGGTGGTCGGCACCCCCGGCCGCATCCTTGACCACCTCATGCGCCGCAACCTGACTCTGGACGACCTCAAGGTCCTGATCTTCGACGAGGCGGACCGCATGCTCTCGGTGGGCTTCTACCCGGACATGCTCGAGGTCAAGCGGTACCTGCCGCGCAACATCGACGGGGCCTTCATGTTCTCGGCCACCTTCCCGCCCAGCGTGCTGCGCCTGGCCGAGGAGTTCATGGTCAAGCCGCAGTTCATGAGCCTCTCCTCGGACGAGGAGAACGTTTCGGCCATCGCCCACCAGTTCGTCGAGGTCCCGGCCATGGGCAAGGAACGCAAGCTCATCAAGCTCATCGAGCTGGAGAACCCGTCTTCGGCGATCATCTTCTCCAACACCAAACGGAACGTGGAGTTCACCGCCGCCCTGCTTTCCCAGTTCGGGTTCGACGCCGAGGGGCTGACCTCGGACCTGACCCAGAACAAGCGCGAGGCGCTCATGACCCGCATCAAGGCCGGGCAGCTGCGCTTCCTGGTGGCCACGGACGTGGCCGCGCGCGGCATCGACATCCCGGAACTGTCCCACGTGTTCATGATGGAGCCGCCCGAGGACCCGGAGTCCTACGTGCACCGCGCTGGCCGCACCGGGCGGGCCGGGGCCACGGGCACGGCCATCACCATGGTCGACGTCATCCAGAAGATGGAGCTCGAGCGCATCGCCGCCCGGTTCAAGATCCACTTCGAGGAGATCAAGGACCCCACCGAGGATGACGTGACCGCGATTATCGGGGAGCGGCTGACCGCCATCCTGGAAAAGAAATACCGCAAGCTGACCAATCTGCAGCGCGAGCGGGTCTCCCGCTTCCTGCCCCTGGTCAAGAAATACGCCGAGGACGAGGAGTCCCTGGCCTTGCTGGCCATGCTTCTGGACGAGCTGTACCAGCCCACCCTGCATGGCAAGCCCGCCGAGCCCGACACCGCTCCCGAGCCCCGGCGCGAACGGCCCGCCCCCCGCGAGCGCGGCGGCAGGGACCGACGGCCCGCGGACAAGCCCAGGGAGCGGCGTCCCGAGCGGTCCGCCCGGCCAGAGCAGCCCGCCCGGACCGAGGAACCGGCCCGCGACGACGAGCCGCGCGAACCCCGTGCCCAGCAGCAGGAACCCGGCGAATCCCGCGAGCCCCGGGCGGCCAAGGAGCAGCCCCGCCCGCCCCGGTCCAGGGGAAGACGAGCAGCCAAACCGCAGAACGACCGGCCCGCGCCCGAGCCCAAGGCCGCGCCGGAGGAGCCGCGCGACAGCGGCCCGGCCGGAGACGAGGACGGGGAATCCAGGCCCAAGGTCAAGCGGCGCAGGCGCAGAAGGCGGCGCAAGCCCTCCGGCAGCTAGGCCGTGAGCGGCGGGACGCTGATCCTCGGCCTGGCAGCAGGCTATCATTACGGCGACGTTCGCCCGTTCCTCGCCTCCCTGGACAGGGCGGCGTACGCGGGCGATCTCGTTTTATTCGTCTCGGAAACCACCCGCGACCTCGAACGAATGCGCGGGCACGGGGCCGAACTCCTGCCCATGGACCGGCCACCCGGCCTCGAGGACGTGCCCTGCAACGGGCTGCGCTACTTCCTGTACCTGGATTATCTGCGGACCCGCGGCAAAACCTACGGGCGCATCCTGATCAGCGACGTGCGCGACGTGATCTTCCAGGGCGATCCCTTCGACTTTCCCTGGCCGGACGGCGTCTGCTGCGCTTTGGAGGACCCCTCGGCCACCGTGGGGTCCTGCCCGTTCAACGCCCGCTGGGTGCGCGAACACCTGGGCCGGGCCGCACTTGAGGCCATCGCTGACCGGCCCGTGTCCTGCTCCGGGACCACCGTGGCCGACCACGGGGCCATGCTCGCCTATCTGGAAAAGATGACCGACCGGCTCCTGCCGCCGTCCACGGGCGAGTGCATGGCCGGGTACGACCAGGGTGTCCACAACCATCTCGTGCACACCGGCGGGCTGGACCGCCTGACCCTGTACGGCAATGACGGCCCGATCCTGACCCTGGCCCAGACCCGGGGCGAACCGTCAATCAACACGCGCGGCGAGATACTGAACCGGGCCGGGCGCGTGCCCCGCCTGGTCCATCAATACGACCGCAAGCCCTCGCTGTTCAAGATGATCCGGGAGCGGTTCGCCTGATCCGGCGGCCGCCAGCCCTCCCTTCGCCTATTCGCCCACGCTCGCCTTGATCTCGCGCAGGGTCTCCAGGTTGTCCAGGAAGAGGTCCGTGAGTTCGGGGTCGAAGTGTTTGCCCCGCTGCTCGCGGATGTGGGCGCACGCCTCGTCCTCTGGCCAGGCCTCCTTGTAGGGACGCCGGGAGGTCAGGGCGTCGAACACGTCGGCCAGGGCCACGATGCGGCCTTCCAGCGGGATGTCCTCCCCGGCCAACCCCTCGGGATAGCCCGTGCCGTCCCAGCGCTCGTGGTGGGTCAGGGCGATGCGCCGGGCCATGACCATGAGCCGGTTGTCGTGCTCGCCGATGATGGCCGCGCCGATGGTGGTGTGGGTCTTCATGATCTCCCACTCGTCGTGGTCGAGCCTGGCGGGCTTGGTCAGGATGTGGTCCGGGATGCCGATCTTGCCCACGTCGTGCATGGGAGCCGCGCTGTGGATCAGGTCGACCGCCTCCTCGTCCAGCCCGGCGGCCTTGGCCAGGGCCCGGCAATAGCCGCTCATGCGGACGATGTGCATGCCGGTCTCGTTGTCCTTGTATTCGGCGGCCACGCTGAGCCTGCGGATGATCTGCAACCGGGTCTCATAGAGATCGCGGGAGCGTTCGGCCACCTTCCGCTCCAGGGCCAGGTTCTGGTTGTGCAGGGCCAGATGGGTGCGCACCCTGGCCAGGACCACGGCCGGGCTGACCGGCTTGGTGATGTAGTCCACTCCGCCGACCTCGAATCCCCTGGTCTGATCCTGTTCCTGGTCGCGGGCCGTGACGAAGATGACCGGAATGTTCCGGGAGCGCAGGTCCGCCTTGATCCTCTCGCATACCGTGTAGCCGTCCATGTACGGCATCATGACGTCCAGGAGGACGATGTCCGGCGGGGTGCCCGAGTGGACGATGTCCAGGGCCTCGCGGCCGCTGAGCGCGGCCAGCACCCGGTATTCGTTCTTCAGAGTCTCCACCAGCAGATCGA includes the following:
- a CDS encoding DEAD/DEAH box helicase, whose product is MENDTQHPDNGTETTETGPAPITFDTLPENLRQACERAGWDRLMPVQERAIPFLLDNQDVMVQARTGSGKTGAFVLPLVHKLDPSRHTCQALVMVPTRELAKQVAQEARMLAGDGFKVVAVYGGVGYKEQLDAFREGANLVVGTPGRILDHLMRRNLTLDDLKVLIFDEADRMLSVGFYPDMLEVKRYLPRNIDGAFMFSATFPPSVLRLAEEFMVKPQFMSLSSDEENVSAIAHQFVEVPAMGKERKLIKLIELENPSSAIIFSNTKRNVEFTAALLSQFGFDAEGLTSDLTQNKREALMTRIKAGQLRFLVATDVAARGIDIPELSHVFMMEPPEDPESYVHRAGRTGRAGATGTAITMVDVIQKMELERIAARFKIHFEEIKDPTEDDVTAIIGERLTAILEKKYRKLTNLQRERVSRFLPLVKKYAEDEESLALLAMLLDELYQPTLHGKPAEPDTAPEPRRERPAPRERGGRDRRPADKPRERRPERSARPEQPARTEEPARDDEPREPRAQQQEPGESREPRAAKEQPRPPRSRGRRAAKPQNDRPAPEPKAAPEEPRDSGPAGDEDGESRPKVKRRRRRRRRKPSGS
- a CDS encoding HD-GYP domain-containing protein, translating into MADREKQTVLVVDDIPTNLDLLVETLKNEYRVLAALSGREALDIVHSGTPPDIVLLDVMMPYMDGYTVCERIKADLRSRNIPVIFVTARDQEQDQTRGFEVGGVDYITKPVSPAVVLARVRTHLALHNQNLALERKVAERSRDLYETRLQIIRRLSVAAEYKDNETGMHIVRMSGYCRALAKAAGLDEEAVDLIHSAAPMHDVGKIGIPDHILTKPARLDHDEWEIMKTHTTIGAAIIGEHDNRLMVMARRIALTHHERWDGTGYPEGLAGEDIPLEGRIVALADVFDALTSRRPYKEAWPEDEACAHIREQRGKHFDPELTDLFLDNLETLREIKASVGE